In one Bacteroidota bacterium genomic region, the following are encoded:
- a CDS encoding DUF1697 domain-containing protein has protein sequence MKYISILRGINVGGRRKILMADLRALYKDLGFSNVATYIQSGNVVFSTNQKQEGLADKISNQIFERFGFNLPVIIRTNEELEKAIDNNPYLKLENVKIENLCLTFLSDVPQANLLEKLKEISYPPDQFQVIENNIFIYFSGKYSDTKLTNKFFEDKLKISATSRNWKTVNRLLELAKL, from the coding sequence ATGAAATACATTTCAATATTAAGAGGGATAAATGTTGGTGGGAGAAGAAAAATCTTAATGGCTGATTTAAGAGCCCTTTACAAAGATTTAGGATTTTCGAATGTCGCCACATATATTCAAAGTGGGAATGTAGTTTTTAGCACCAATCAAAAACAAGAAGGTTTGGCAGATAAAATTTCAAATCAAATTTTCGAAAGATTTGGTTTTAATCTACCTGTAATTATTAGAACTAATGAAGAGCTTGAGAAGGCAATTGATAATAATCCATATCTGAAATTAGAAAATGTAAAAATAGAAAATCTTTGTTTGACCTTTTTGTCAGACGTTCCACAAGCCAACTTGCTTGAAAAATTGAAAGAAATAAGTTATCCTCCTGACCAATTTCAAGTAATTGAAAACAATATATTTATCTATTTTTCAGGAAAATATAGTGATACTAAACTAACAAACAAATTTTTTGAAGACAAATTGAAAATCTCGGCAACTTCAAGAAATTGGAAAACTGTTAATAGATTATTAGAATTAGCAAAATTATAA
- a CDS encoding TIGR02757 family protein, with the protein MSQTELKEFLDEKYYQYNVPEFIESDPIQIPHMFSKKENIEISAFLTSTIAWGQRKTIIKNAKFLLNLMDNSPFDFVLNVTEKELKIFENFKHRTFNGEDCMYFIKSLQNIYKNHGGLQNVFYKAYSQNQEIKDSLLYFRQVFFQLNHPKRTTKHISNIEKKSAAKRLNLFLMWMIRNDNRAVHFELWENFSPSKLYIPLDVHCGNIGRKLNLLHRKQNDWLAVSELTNKLKEFDDQDPVKYDFALFGIGVNDDL; encoded by the coding sequence ATTTCACAAACTGAACTAAAAGAATTTCTCGACGAAAAATATTATCAATATAATGTGCCCGAATTTATTGAAAGCGATCCCATTCAAATTCCGCATATGTTTTCAAAAAAAGAAAATATCGAAATTTCTGCATTCCTAACGTCAACTATTGCATGGGGGCAACGAAAAACTATTATTAAAAACGCAAAGTTCCTTCTTAATTTAATGGATAACAGCCCTTTTGATTTTGTTTTGAATGTTACGGAAAAAGAATTGAAAATTTTTGAGAATTTCAAACATCGAACTTTTAATGGTGAAGATTGCATGTATTTCATCAAATCGCTTCAAAATATATATAAAAATCACGGTGGTTTACAAAATGTTTTCTATAAGGCATATTCTCAAAACCAGGAAATAAAAGATAGTTTGTTATATTTCAGGCAAGTTTTTTTTCAATTAAATCATCCGAAACGAACAACAAAACACATCTCAAATATCGAAAAAAAATCAGCCGCAAAAAGACTTAACTTATTTCTAATGTGGATGATAAGAAACGACAATCGAGCTGTTCATTTTGAACTTTGGGAGAATTTTTCGCCATCGAAATTATATATCCCATTAGATGTTCACTGTGGAAATATTGGTAGAAAACTGAACTTACTTCACAGGAAACAAAACGATTGGTTAGCTGTTTCAGAACTCACAAACAAACTAAAGGAGTTCGATGATCAAGATCCTGTAAAATACGATTTTGCTTTGTTTGGTATTGGCGTGAATGATGATTTGTAG
- a CDS encoding family 10 glycosylhydrolase, translated as MSTKETSEKFIFAAWAHGGKTFEKEIWIDKLNYYRELGISEILLSGSPEFFNKLLPYANEKNIKIHAWMWTLNRPNDSIAKKHPEWYAVNRLGQNSLEYRAYVDYYQWLSPFHPDACNHIKNIVRKLTKVKGLASIHLDYVRYVDVILGADLQPKYGLIQDHEMPEYDFGYHPIAREGFKKIFGKDPIDFKNPELSTEWRQYRLNAITTLVNDLVNIAHSNDTKMTAAVFPFPEMSRQMVRQAWNDWDLDAAFPMLYQNFYNENINWIGFATRQGVNDVDFPIFSGLYVSALREPSDLRNAIILAKENGAKGISFFTADNLTDNQKNVVIELKNEFNNE; from the coding sequence TTGAGCACTAAAGAAACTTCCGAAAAATTCATTTTTGCTGCTTGGGCCCATGGTGGAAAAACTTTTGAAAAAGAAATTTGGATTGATAAGTTAAACTATTATCGAGAATTGGGAATATCTGAAATATTGCTTAGCGGAAGTCCCGAATTTTTTAATAAGTTATTGCCATATGCCAATGAAAAAAACATAAAAATCCATGCTTGGATGTGGACACTAAACAGACCGAACGATTCAATCGCAAAAAAACATCCAGAGTGGTATGCAGTCAATAGACTTGGGCAAAATTCATTAGAGTATAGAGCCTATGTCGATTATTATCAGTGGTTAAGTCCATTTCATCCGGACGCATGCAATCATATTAAAAATATTGTAAGAAAGCTAACAAAAGTTAAAGGACTGGCATCTATTCATTTAGATTATGTGCGTTATGTAGATGTAATTCTTGGTGCCGATTTGCAACCAAAATATGGCTTGATTCAAGATCATGAAATGCCTGAATATGATTTTGGCTATCATCCTATTGCACGAGAAGGGTTTAAAAAGATTTTTGGCAAAGATCCAATTGATTTTAAAAATCCTGAATTAAGTACAGAGTGGCGACAATACAGGCTTAATGCAATTACAACTTTAGTAAACGATCTGGTTAATATAGCCCACAGCAACGACACCAAAATGACTGCGGCAGTTTTCCCATTTCCGGAAATGTCGCGTCAAATGGTACGACAGGCTTGGAACGATTGGGATTTAGATGCTGCATTTCCAATGCTTTATCAAAATTTCTATAATGAAAATATAAATTGGATAGGATTTGCCACGAGGCAGGGTGTGAACGATGTGGATTTTCCAATATTTTCGGGATTATATGTTTCTGCATTGAGAGAACCATCAGATTTAAGGAATGCAATAATTCTAGCAAAGGAAAACGGTGCAAAAGGAATTTCATTTTTTACCGCAGATAACCTTACGGATAATCAGAAAAATGTTGTTATTGAACTAAAAAATGAATTTAATAATGAATAA
- a CDS encoding pyridoxamine 5'-phosphate oxidase family protein → MKQKEKNFDSSAEFSQVFQDADICRIALCDGNLPYIVAMNFGYSVEKKSIYFHTAKKGRKLDVISKNNNVCFQIDTAHKLIISDSACQCTMNFKSIVGNGNISIVQDEKERNYGLNMIMEHYTNKSDFSFESRILNRTCVLKLTIVEMTGKTKG, encoded by the coding sequence ATGAAACAAAAAGAAAAGAATTTTGATAGTTCTGCTGAATTTAGTCAGGTTTTTCAAGATGCTGATATTTGTAGAATTGCTTTGTGCGATGGAAATTTGCCATATATTGTTGCAATGAATTTTGGATATTCAGTAGAGAAAAAATCAATATATTTTCACACGGCAAAAAAGGGCAGAAAACTTGATGTGATTTCTAAAAACAATAATGTTTGCTTCCAAATTGACACTGCTCACAAATTAATAATTTCTGATTCTGCCTGCCAATGCACCATGAATTTTAAAAGCATTGTTGGAAATGGAAATATTTCAATTGTTCAGGATGAAAAGGAAAGAAATTACGGGTTGAATATGATTATGGAACATTACACTAACAAATCCGATTTTTCGTTCGAGAGTAGAATTTTGAACAGAACTTGTGTGCTGAAATTAACAATTGTAGAAATGACCGGAAAAACAAAAGGGTGA
- a CDS encoding T9SS type A sorting domain-containing protein, giving the protein MKKLIILTFLIAIGISSFAQSYTNKSKKSKFDETDMASRSADNVPCRTDTKYIKSTTTTLLSESFDTWPPADWTFVNTSPNKNWVQSSQYGNPTPSATVNWDDVVPPPAQDEWIITPTIVLPAQAITMKFDFNTSYYWLLEPNDNADLMVKITLDSGLTWTDAIWIEDNEEMCSAAFCWPWDNWEWKTAVLDLSSYSGQGIRIGFQYFGTDAADCSIDNIEVFETPDVNIYMKEVVPSFFYTNFGLITKIPLRQISEAIEDNNGIMFQGVATNIGATTQNVSVKIDVAKQNDTIFTSFGDTLNLLSMTLDTSKLIEPAFFPSEIGEYTSYHELVFDDTELVIEDNFGEIEFEITDSVFARDTDPASPTGAYTGTYISETANSGDGDAWCVRYYISVAGDPLDESTAAASVSVFVHEDTQEGSTIIAKIWDPETENWPTMLTSDEYVISATDIGRWIDIPFEFDAQSEYLRVGLINVGIETYGPDFYVGSDNSFSHIPQTAYIYLVSDGDWGYITDDLPMIRLNFGIPPETSSVADLQNQEFVLNQNTPNPCSGETEISFCISNSCDVNLSIFDIAGKKVKTFELGEKTGGKHRISIDLSNLQSGIYSYTLIAGDNKQTKKLLIK; this is encoded by the coding sequence ATGAAAAAATTAATCATCTTAACATTTTTAATAGCAATTGGCATTAGCTCATTTGCGCAATCTTACACAAATAAATCGAAGAAAAGTAAATTTGATGAAACTGATATGGCCAGCCGAAGTGCTGACAATGTACCATGCAGAACCGATACAAAGTATATAAAAAGTACAACCACCACTCTTTTGTCAGAAAGTTTCGATACATGGCCGCCGGCCGACTGGACTTTTGTCAATACAAGTCCTAATAAAAATTGGGTACAATCCAGTCAATACGGTAATCCTACTCCATCAGCAACAGTAAATTGGGATGATGTTGTTCCTCCGCCAGCACAAGACGAATGGATTATTACTCCAACAATTGTACTTCCGGCTCAGGCAATCACAATGAAATTCGATTTTAACACCAGTTATTATTGGTTGTTAGAACCCAATGATAATGCAGATTTGATGGTGAAAATTACATTAGATAGTGGTCTTACATGGACAGATGCTATTTGGATTGAAGATAATGAAGAAATGTGTAGCGCAGCCTTTTGCTGGCCCTGGGACAATTGGGAATGGAAAACAGCAGTTCTGGATTTAAGTTCATATTCCGGACAAGGAATACGAATTGGATTTCAATATTTTGGCACGGATGCCGCAGATTGTTCCATCGACAATATTGAAGTGTTTGAAACGCCAGATGTTAACATCTATATGAAAGAAGTAGTTCCGAGCTTTTTTTATACAAATTTTGGCTTGATCACAAAAATTCCACTACGCCAAATCTCGGAAGCAATAGAAGATAATAATGGAATTATGTTTCAGGGAGTTGCTACAAATATTGGTGCAACAACTCAAAATGTTTCTGTAAAAATTGATGTAGCCAAACAAAACGATACTATTTTTACTTCTTTTGGTGATACTTTAAATCTTTTGTCGATGACATTAGATACTTCAAAACTAATTGAACCGGCATTTTTCCCAAGCGAAATAGGTGAATATACCAGTTATCATGAGCTGGTTTTCGATGACACGGAATTAGTTATTGAAGATAATTTTGGTGAGATCGAATTTGAAATTACCGATTCTGTATTTGCCCGCGATACTGATCCTGCCAGCCCAACCGGAGCATACACTGGCACTTATATTTCAGAAACAGCAAACTCTGGCGATGGAGATGCCTGGTGCGTAAGATATTATATTTCGGTGGCAGGTGACCCTCTCGATGAAAGCACCGCTGCTGCTTCGGTTTCAGTTTTTGTACATGAAGATACTCAGGAAGGATCTACTATTATTGCAAAAATATGGGATCCGGAAACCGAGAATTGGCCAACCATGCTCACCTCGGACGAATATGTAATTTCAGCCACCGATATAGGAAGATGGATAGATATTCCATTCGAATTCGATGCTCAAAGCGAATATCTTCGAGTCGGATTAATTAATGTTGGTATAGAAACTTATGGCCCGGATTTTTATGTAGGAAGCGACAATTCTTTCTCTCATATTCCGCAAACTGCATATATTTATTTAGTGTCTGATGGCGATTGGGGTTATATTACTGATGATCTGCCTATGATTCGTTTAAATTTTGGAATACCACCGGAAACATCAAGTGTTGCAGATTTGCAAAATCAAGAATTTGTGCTCAATCAAAATACTCCAAATCCATGTTCAGGCGAAACTGAAATATCATTTTGTATTTCAAATTCATGCGATGTGAACTTGAGTATTTTCGATATAGCCGGAAAAAAAGTAAAAACTTTTGAGCTTGGTGAAAAAACCGGAGGAAAACATAGAATTTCAATTGACCTTAGCAATTTGCAAAGTGGTATTTATTCATATACCTTAATAGCAGGCGATAACAAGCAAACTAAAAAACTTCTTATCAAATAG
- the mnmH gene encoding tRNA 2-selenouridine(34) synthase MnmH, whose translation MTKIEIDEFLKLSEKHPVIDVRSPVEFEKGHIPNAINIPLFTNSEREQIGKKYKESGNEKATLLGLEMVGPKLTVYINKLKKVTKQKKVLLHCWRGGKRSESMAWLFSQVGYEILVLDGGYKRFRNFVLSSFCRKAKIIVLGGMTGSRKSEILRKIEEKGHQILDLELLANHKGSAFGSIGKEEQPTVEYFENLLFEKWQKFDFSKPIWFEDESATIGKARIPNELYKQMRNSPVLKISVPIEKRIDKLIEEYADFDKKIILSSILKIEKRLGGLNTKRAIEALEKNDFYTLVNLVLNYYDKAYNFGLSQRNTDTMFSLKLIDEKIEKNVEIVLDFAKEKMYL comes from the coding sequence ATGACAAAAATTGAAATTGATGAATTCTTGAAACTTTCGGAAAAGCACCCTGTGATTGACGTTCGATCTCCAGTGGAATTCGAAAAAGGACATATTCCGAATGCTATAAACATTCCGTTGTTTACAAACTCAGAAAGAGAGCAAATCGGAAAAAAATATAAAGAGTCGGGCAATGAAAAAGCTACTTTGCTGGGACTCGAAATGGTTGGGCCTAAATTGACTGTCTATATCAACAAATTAAAAAAAGTAACAAAACAGAAAAAAGTTCTACTACATTGTTGGCGTGGCGGAAAAAGAAGTGAAAGTATGGCATGGCTTTTCAGTCAAGTAGGTTATGAAATTTTAGTTCTTGACGGAGGTTATAAAAGATTTAGAAATTTTGTTTTGTCGAGCTTCTGCAGAAAAGCGAAAATAATAGTTTTAGGCGGAATGACCGGAAGTAGAAAATCGGAAATTTTGAGAAAAATAGAAGAAAAAGGGCACCAGATTCTCGACCTCGAACTACTCGCAAATCATAAAGGATCGGCTTTTGGTTCAATTGGTAAAGAAGAGCAACCAACGGTAGAATATTTCGAAAATCTTCTTTTTGAGAAATGGCAAAAATTCGATTTTTCAAAGCCAATTTGGTTCGAGGACGAAAGTGCAACCATAGGTAAAGCACGCATACCGAACGAATTATATAAACAGATGAGAAATAGTCCGGTACTTAAAATTTCTGTGCCAATAGAAAAAAGGATTGACAAATTGATTGAAGAATATGCTGATTTCGATAAGAAAATCATTTTGTCTTCAATTTTAAAAATTGAAAAACGACTCGGTGGTTTAAATACAAAAAGGGCTATTGAGGCGCTTGAAAAAAACGATTTTTATACTTTAGTTAATTTAGTTTTAAATTATTACGATAAAGCCTACAACTTTGGTTTATCTCAAAGAAATACCGATACAATGTTTTCATTGAAACTAATCGATGAAAAGATTGAGAAAAATGTTGAAATTGTTCTGGATTTTGCAAAAGAGAAAATGTATTTGTGA
- a CDS encoding tetratricopeptide repeat protein, with the protein MKKKYKKSLANKIPKNKSKVQTKIQVESKNKKFLLIAILLLTIMVYFPTFTSDFTNWDDGGYITENQLIHNLSFENVKTIFTEYFISNYHPLTLLSLSLDFQIAGQNPFVFHFVNVLLHLINIVLVFWMIFLILEIIGLSNKTEIALITAALFAVHTLHVESVSWISERKDLLYSMFFLASIIQYLKFVKSKKNKNYIFSLLFFILSLLSKGMAVSLALSLIAIDLVLKRKILSKKVLLEKIPYFILSLIFGIVALHAQQTGDAIADGSVFKFYERILFACYGFCQYHFKLLMPVNLSAIYPYPIKIGGAIPAKFYFFLIIFIALSVGLILTIKRSHFGRFGILFFLANIIFVMQIIPVGSAMFADRYTYIPSIGYFFLVGFFFHQINQKYRNFRKFGIAIISLYILILSVLTFNRTKVWENSMTLWDDVLSKHTEAPIAWINRGNAKYKIKKYQSAIKDYNQALAHKPDQAQAYLNRATARKETGDLIGAVKDYNKSLKLKPNQEKAYYNRGGAFLDLAKFSQALEDYNKAIELKPDYAQAYSNRANVYLNLQNLEAAMSDYDNAILLKPDYSEAYANRGIAFTIEGNDNAAISDFSKTIELNPKDGTAYFLRGMSKIKIGKKDDACKDYYKAQSLGFAEASREIQKYCK; encoded by the coding sequence ATGAAAAAAAAATATAAAAAATCATTGGCTAACAAAATTCCAAAAAATAAATCTAAAGTTCAAACCAAAATTCAGGTAGAAAGTAAAAACAAAAAATTTCTTTTGATTGCAATTCTTTTATTGACAATTATGGTTTACTTTCCAACGTTCACCAGCGATTTTACGAATTGGGACGATGGGGGTTATATTACCGAAAATCAACTAATTCATAATCTTTCTTTTGAAAATGTTAAAACAATTTTCACTGAGTATTTTATTAGTAACTATCATCCACTCACGCTTTTATCCTTATCTCTTGATTTTCAAATAGCCGGACAAAATCCTTTTGTTTTTCATTTTGTAAATGTTTTGTTGCATCTTATAAATATCGTCTTGGTTTTTTGGATGATATTTTTGATTTTGGAAATTATTGGTTTGTCTAACAAAACTGAAATTGCATTAATCACTGCTGCCTTATTTGCTGTACATACACTTCATGTAGAGTCTGTTTCGTGGATTTCTGAAAGGAAAGACTTGTTGTATTCTATGTTTTTTTTGGCTTCAATAATTCAGTATTTAAAATTTGTAAAAAGCAAAAAGAATAAAAATTACATATTTTCCCTTCTTTTTTTCATTCTGTCCTTGTTGTCTAAAGGAATGGCTGTTTCGCTTGCACTCAGCCTGATAGCCATCGATTTGGTTTTGAAACGCAAAATTCTAAGCAAAAAAGTATTACTTGAAAAAATACCATATTTTATCCTGTCATTAATTTTCGGAATTGTTGCACTACATGCCCAGCAAACAGGTGATGCTATTGCAGATGGCAGCGTTTTTAAGTTTTATGAAAGGATTTTATTTGCGTGCTACGGTTTTTGTCAATATCATTTCAAGTTGTTGATGCCAGTAAATTTGTCGGCAATTTATCCATATCCAATCAAAATTGGAGGTGCAATTCCTGCAAAATTCTACTTCTTTTTGATAATCTTTATTGCTCTTTCTGTAGGATTGATTTTGACAATTAAACGCTCGCATTTTGGTCGTTTTGGAATTTTGTTTTTTTTAGCAAATATCATCTTTGTTATGCAAATAATTCCGGTAGGAAGTGCCATGTTTGCCGACAGATATACATATATTCCATCCATCGGTTACTTTTTTCTTGTTGGATTTTTTTTCCATCAAATAAATCAAAAATATCGAAATTTCAGAAAATTTGGCATAGCAATAATTTCTTTATATATTTTAATACTTTCAGTTTTAACTTTTAATAGAACAAAAGTTTGGGAAAATAGCATGACCCTTTGGGATGATGTTCTATCAAAACATACCGAAGCTCCAATTGCATGGATAAATCGTGGAAATGCGAAATACAAAATAAAAAAATATCAATCTGCAATAAAAGATTATAATCAAGCACTTGCACATAAACCAGACCAAGCGCAGGCTTATTTAAACAGGGCTACTGCAAGAAAAGAAACTGGTGATTTGATAGGGGCTGTTAAGGATTATAACAAATCTCTCAAACTAAAACCAAATCAAGAAAAAGCATATTATAATAGGGGAGGAGCTTTTTTAGATTTGGCAAAGTTTTCGCAAGCTCTCGAAGACTATAATAAAGCAATTGAGCTGAAACCAGATTATGCTCAAGCATATTCGAACAGAGCAAATGTATATTTAAATCTGCAAAATCTGGAAGCTGCAATGAGCGATTACGATAATGCAATATTGCTCAAGCCAGATTATTCCGAAGCGTATGCAAATCGCGGAATAGCCTTTACTATTGAAGGAAACGACAATGCTGCAATAAGCGATTTCTCGAAAACAATTGAACTGAACCCCAAAGATGGCACAGCATATTTCCTAAGAGGAATGTCGAAAATAAAAATTGGGAAAAAAGACGATGCTTGCAAAGACTATTATAAAGCACAAAGTCTGGGTTTTGCCGAAGCAAGTAGGGAAATTCAAAAATATTGCAAGTAA
- a CDS encoding polyprenyl synthetase family protein: protein MSAIDKITATIADEMVKFEPYFRKQLKSKVPLFGLITNYIIRRKGKQMRPAFVFLSAKLHGETNRSSHTAAAMIELLHTATLIHDDVVDEAYERRGFFSINALWKNKIAVLTGDFLLAKGLLLAVEEKEFDLLKIVSDSVQEMSEGELLQIEKSRKLNITEEVYFEIIRKKTATLISSCCGAGAKSAGADDKTVERMMLFGKYVGIAFQIKDDIFDYQSKNLIGKPTGNDIKEKKLTLPLIHVLNNVSSSDKKKYLRIINRHNNNSKKVKEVIDFVTKNGGIDYSHTKMIEYKQKALDILSEFPDSKAKQSLSELVEYTTERKI from the coding sequence ATGTCTGCAATAGATAAAATTACAGCTACCATTGCTGATGAAATGGTAAAATTTGAGCCATATTTCAGGAAACAATTGAAAAGTAAAGTTCCTCTGTTTGGCTTAATTACAAACTATATAATTCGCCGTAAAGGAAAACAAATGCGACCTGCGTTTGTTTTCCTTTCGGCAAAACTTCATGGAGAAACAAATCGTTCGAGCCATACTGCGGCTGCGATGATTGAACTGCTACATACAGCTACACTCATACACGACGACGTTGTAGATGAGGCTTACGAAAGACGTGGTTTTTTCTCAATAAATGCTCTTTGGAAAAATAAAATTGCTGTTCTTACAGGCGATTTTTTACTTGCAAAAGGACTTTTACTTGCTGTTGAAGAAAAAGAATTCGATTTGCTGAAAATTGTGTCGGACTCGGTGCAAGAAATGAGCGAAGGAGAATTGTTGCAAATCGAAAAATCTCGCAAACTTAATATTACTGAGGAGGTTTATTTTGAAATAATCAGAAAAAAAACGGCTACACTAATTTCTTCATGTTGTGGTGCCGGTGCAAAATCTGCTGGAGCTGACGACAAGACAGTCGAAAGAATGATGCTTTTTGGAAAATATGTTGGCATTGCATTCCAGATAAAAGACGATATTTTTGATTATCAGTCTAAAAATTTGATAGGAAAACCTACCGGAAACGATATTAAAGAAAAAAAACTTACGCTTCCTTTGATTCATGTTTTGAACAATGTTTCGTCTTCCGACAAGAAAAAATATTTGCGCATTATAAATCGACATAATAATAATTCAAAAAAAGTAAAAGAAGTTATAGACTTTGTTACAAAAAATGGAGGCATAGATTATTCTCACACAAAAATGATAGAATATAAACAAAAAGCTTTGGATATTTTATCGGAATTTCCTGATAGCAAGGCTAAACAATCGCTTTCCGAGCTTGTTGAATACACTACTGAACGAAAAATATAG
- the rfbB gene encoding dTDP-glucose 4,6-dehydratase, with translation MNKTILITGGAGFIGSHVVRLFVNKYPNYKIINLDALTYAGNLENLKDIDQKPNYEFVKADINNAGLIDFLFGKYKFDSVIHLAAESHVDRSISNPLEFIHTNIVGTVNLLNSARKVWMNNFENKRFYHVSTDEVYGSLGSEGFFVETTPYDPKSPYSASKASSDHLVRAYNHTFKIPAVISNCSNNYGANQFPEKLIPLAINNIKNNKPVPIYGKGENIRDWLFVEDHATAIDIIFHEGKDSETYNIGGNNEWTNISLIKKLCEVMDKKLSRQAGTSAKLITFVTDRAGHDMRYAIDSTKLKNDLGWEPSLQFEEGIEKTVDWYLANEKWLNSIISGDYEKYYDDMYKNR, from the coding sequence ATGAACAAAACTATTCTAATAACCGGTGGTGCTGGATTTATTGGTTCGCACGTAGTTCGATTATTTGTTAACAAATACCCAAATTATAAAATCATTAATTTAGATGCTTTAACATATGCCGGAAATCTTGAAAATCTTAAAGATATAGACCAAAAGCCAAATTACGAATTTGTGAAAGCCGATATTAATAATGCTGGCTTGATAGATTTTCTATTTGGAAAATATAAATTTGATTCAGTAATTCATCTTGCCGCCGAATCGCATGTTGACAGATCAATTTCAAATCCATTGGAATTTATTCATACAAATATTGTAGGAACAGTAAATCTGTTGAATTCTGCTAGGAAAGTCTGGATGAACAATTTCGAGAATAAAAGATTTTATCATGTTTCAACTGATGAAGTATATGGTTCGCTCGGAAGCGAAGGCTTTTTTGTTGAAACAACTCCTTACGACCCAAAAAGTCCTTATTCAGCTTCAAAAGCAAGTTCAGACCATTTGGTGCGTGCCTATAATCATACATTTAAAATTCCTGCAGTAATATCAAATTGCTCAAACAATTACGGAGCAAATCAGTTTCCTGAAAAGTTAATCCCACTTGCAATAAATAATATCAAAAATAATAAGCCGGTACCAATTTATGGAAAAGGCGAAAACATTCGCGATTGGCTTTTTGTTGAAGATCATGCAACAGCAATCGACATTATTTTCCATGAAGGAAAAGATAGTGAAACATACAATATTGGTGGCAACAACGAATGGACAAATATTAGTTTGATAAAGAAACTTTGTGAAGTAATGGACAAAAAACTTAGTCGCCAAGCCGGAACTTCAGCTAAGCTAATAACTTTTGTAACCGACCGTGCCGGGCATGATATGCGCTATGCAATTGACTCTACAAAACTTAAAAACGACCTCGGCTGGGAACCATCGCTGCAATTTGAGGAAGGTATCGAAAAAACAGTAGATTGGTATCTTGCCAATGAAAAATGGTTGAATAGTATTATTTCTGGCGATTACGAAAAATATTATGATGATATGTACAAAAATCGTTAA
- the galE gene encoding UDP-glucose 4-epimerase GalE: protein MKKQILVTGGTGYIGSHTVVELQNSGFEVIIVDNLSNSQIEVLDGIEKISKVRPAFEQFDLAEKSKVDDFFSKYQNIEAIVHFAAYKAVGESVAEPLKYYHNNLASLINLLDAMIRFNISNFVFSSSCTVYGQPEKLPVNEEAPIVKANSPYGNTKQISEEIIQDSIIASKKIKAIALRYFNPIGAHPTAHIGELPIGVPNNLVPFITQTAIGLREQLSVFGDDYDTPDGSCIRDYINVVDLAKAHVIAIQRLVGEKNKLDFEYFNLGTGKGSSVFEVIKSFEKVAKQNLNYKIVPRRAGDVTAVFADTRFANEELGWQAETNLDDTMLSAWKWEQNIRKNKN from the coding sequence ATGAAAAAACAAATATTAGTTACCGGAGGCACAGGATATATTGGTTCACATACTGTTGTTGAATTACAAAATAGTGGTTTTGAAGTAATTATTGTTGACAATTTGTCGAATTCGCAAATTGAAGTTTTAGATGGGATTGAAAAAATTTCTAAAGTTCGTCCAGCTTTTGAGCAATTCGATTTGGCTGAAAAAAGTAAAGTAGATGATTTCTTTTCAAAATATCAGAATATTGAAGCAATAGTGCATTTTGCAGCCTATAAAGCCGTTGGAGAATCGGTTGCCGAGCCTTTGAAATACTACCACAATAATTTAGCTTCGCTTATCAATTTGCTCGATGCTATGATTAGATTCAATATTAGCAATTTTGTTTTTTCATCGTCTTGTACAGTTTACGGTCAGCCCGAAAAATTGCCTGTAAACGAGGAAGCTCCAATCGTTAAAGCAAATTCTCCTTACGGAAATACTAAACAAATTTCTGAAGAGATAATTCAAGATTCTATAATAGCTTCAAAGAAAATTAAGGCAATAGCACTACGATATTTTAATCCTATTGGGGCTCATCCTACGGCACACATTGGAGAATTGCCAATTGGAGTTCCAAACAATTTGGTTCCGTTTATTACACAAACAGCAATCGGATTAAGAGAACAACTTAGTGTTTTTGGCGACGATTATGATACGCCTGATGGCTCTTGCATTCGAGATTATATTAATGTTGTAGATTTAGCAAAAGCACATGTTATTGCTATCCAGCGATTGGTCGGAGAAAAAAATAAACTTGATTTTGAATATTTTAATCTTGGAACCGGAAAAGGTTCATCGGTGTTTGAAGTTATCAAATCGTTTGAAAAAGTTGCAAAACAAAACTTAAATTATAAGATAGTGCCGCGGCGAGCTGGCGATGTAACAGCAGTGTTTGCCGATACCCGATTTGCAAACGAAGAACTTGGCTGGCAAGCAGAAACAAATCTGGACGATACAATGCTTTCGGCATGGAAATGGGAACAAAATATTAGGAAAAATAAAAATTAA